The Dermacentor andersoni chromosome 1, qqDerAnde1_hic_scaffold, whole genome shotgun sequence genomic interval tggggTGCCTTACATCCAGAGAGCACTGCCACTTAGCCTTGAAGCATGTGTGTTACTGTTTTTCACAGAGTAGTGCTTCAGACAGTGCACTAGACGTGGAAGAACTGGGAGGAGGATAGTATAAATGATttacagcttcttttttttttttttcttgagcaaaGTGAAGCTTTCCCATGAATCTTGAAAGTACTTGTTGTGAGACTGGTAGGTTGATGATATACTGATTTATACCACTGCCAGCCCCGCTGCACTTTAACCAATGCAAAATAAACAACTGCACACTGGGACTATGATGCAGCTAAAAGAAATGACAGTGCTTAAAATCGTAAAGTTCTTGAGTTAGCGTCCCTGTCTTAGTACATGCCATTCTAGCTGATTGATTATCATTTCTTGTGTTTTTTGAAATTATTTACCAGCCACAAACTAACTAGCACAAATAAGAATAATTATTGAGCACTAAAGTCCTTCCGGATTATTTAATCTGGGAAACAATGTTTACATATAACTAGCTTCAATATCAAGGAAACAGAAAATGTAGGCTATACCACAAATGAGTAACAAAACAGGAAAATTGTGAATCTACATGCCTTATGCCAACATAAGCACTTTCTTGTGTCATTATGGAAAGCGTTGTGGGAATTAAACTGCCACGAAACCGAATATCGGGTTAGGTGTAAATTAAATACACAAAGCTTGCACACTCGCAAGCCGAACAATTGAGTGAAAATTTATCAAAACTTCGCCTTATGGGATGGTTCTTAAGTAGAGGACATGACAGACAAAATAGAAGGGTGAAAGGCGGCATTGACACACGCTCAGCACAGAACAAACCATAAGCCAAAGACGTTCCACGGCGTTTCCCGAAAACAAGAACGTTCGAGTTGAATGACTAACTTGTGCAAAGAGTCGCACGCAAGAATTGGAGACAGCCAGTTAACGACTTGGCGCACTATCTACGACGAAACGATCACTAAATTATTGAAGGAAAGAACAACCTGCATTGTTTAATCCCCCTTTCGCTCTGCCGATATGAGTTTCTTCCAGAATGTGAGTTCATGGGAACATTGGATATTTATATGAATGAGCTCAATCTTGCCGGTTTCATTACATCACAACCGCACCTACGCCGCAATTAGTTCCGTTCCTCACGCAGCGACAGGACCGAGAGAGTAGTAAACACGAAAACTTACCTCGACGACGTCTCCGAGAAGTTTCCCCCGTCGAGGAGACGGATCTTGGCGAAAAGGATCGCATTGACGAATGGCACAGCAGTCAGCTCTTCGATGCGAATGTCAACCTGAAACTTGTACTTTTTCTTCTTCAGCATGAAGGTCATGATTCGAGGTGCGGGTGTTCGGAATCAGGAGGCAGCCACAGAAGACCATGGCAGCTTCACATGACCCCGGCGACACtgcggcattacaaacaagcgCCCATGAACGCATCAGACAAAACACGCACAGCGGCCGCCGTCATTCGATACGTGCCGCAAGCGTCATGCGCCGAATGAACTCCACGGCGGCGACGTTAACACCGCGATAAGTAACACGGCGGACCCGAATCGGACGAACTCGCAGGCAGCAAGAAACAATCGCAGCCGCTAGAACGACAGCTAACAGCAAGGTATACGGATTGCCAGTTACGGCGGGTTGGCACCAAGTGGAACGCGCCCGATGTCATTCAGAGCCCTGTCAAGAGAGGACGGCGCCGCTCGCAGTAGTCTTTAAAGATCGCTATCAGTTGCATTCGGTGACTTCAGTGTTTAAACGTAACCAGCCAGAGGACGACGGGCGCAAACAAAACAGCCTTTGGATGTTTTGGCTTGGCCCTAAGCAATTAATGGGAGCATCAAAAGAGATGTCTTACTGTAGCCGCTTTGCAATAGACTTCGATTCGACGTGTTTCCGACgcaatgcaaagcagcttcggtCAAAACGGCAACCCGGGGGACCGGTGCGACTTTGTACGCGAATTTTACAGCCTCATACGGGCCATGCCACAAAGTACAAAACTCACCGAGGAATTTCAGTAACAGCTTGAACGAGTAAACCCAACATCAAGGAAACATGCACAACAGTATCGATTACTCTTGCAACATGTCTGACGCGCCCTCGCCCACCTCTCGCCAGCTGCCTCTCGCTACAACGCAGGGAGCAAATTCTCGATGCCcgactaaaaagaagaaaagctacACGGGCTATATTATTTCATAAAATGACAATATGTAAATTTCAAACGGTTTTTTTCAATTGTATACTGGTTATTTGATTGGGTTACGAAAACTACATGTTATTTTTACTTTTTGACAGGTACTGCCACTGGTAATGCGCATCTGCGTTCCTGGGCCAAGATGGCGATGTGCTTGTATGGAGAATACTGTAAGTCTGCAGCGTCAACTGGCACAAATTCGAAGCTTCATAGAAGGTGCTAAACTATCTTCGCCTCTTTATGTGCACAAAAGCGTAAGCTAAATCGGAATACTATTGCGCTGTTCCTTCATGCTTTCATCTCTTGACTGTGAAGGGCGAAGTGCTCATAGCGCGGTAAGAAATGAATGTTAAAGAGACGGACGAACAGCAAAAGCTGCGCTTCCAGATTGAACTGGAATTTGTTCAGTGCCTGGCAAACCCAAACTACCTGAACTTCCTTGCACAACGAGGCTACCTCAAGCAGAAGATGTTTGTGAATTACCTGAACTATCTTCAGTACTGGAAGAAGCCGGAGTATTCCAGGTACCTCAAGTACCCGATGTGCCTTTACTTCCTAGAGTTGCTCCAATATGAACACTTCCGACGCGAGATATCCAACGCACAATGCGCAAAGTTCATCGAGGACCAACAGCTCCTGCATTGGCAGCACTACACTCGCAAACGCATGCGACTGCTGCAGCAGCCGGCCACAGAAGCCACCGCGGCTCCCACCAGCGCTGCCGCTGCAGCAGTTACTGCGCCACAAGCCCCGACGCAAAagtgaacaagaagaaagaaactaAGCGCATTTTTGCCCTCTTTTCACTTATTACTGGCCCCCGCCACTGCTGTGAAGTCACGTAAACCTGCTTGTCTGCCGCAGCGTTTCGAATCTACTCTCGTTGCACACACGCTTATTAAAAGCGAGATGACCGGCGAGCGAGAGGAAGCCATTGGTTGCCGTCGGCACGGCGCGATACGCTGTGCGTAACTGGGTTAATCCTTTATCCGTGCTTTTTGACTCGTTGTCGCATCGCTTGTGGCCCAGCTACCTGTCGGTTCGTCACGATGCGCCTGTTGACGGACTCGTCTCCTGTTATGCGGTTGTAGACCCGGAATCTCACGAACTGTGGGGTTTGCAAGTAATGAAGTGCAGGGTAGGAGTGCCTGTGAACACATTGAAAAGTGCGCGTGCAACTGCTCCCGAGCATGGCCGCTCGATTAATCGTATCCCGAGCGTCTAGCTGCTGTTGAGCATACAGAACAAGTGCACCGGTCTAGTGCAGCCCTTCAAGCACTGGTGCTctttgaataaaatttgttgaTGCAGAGCTTTTGCCTAGAGAATGTTAAACTCTAGAAAGTGACTATGTTGTGTGCTTCTACATCTGTGTATGTGTAATCGTATACTTGTACACCTTGTCACAGAAACAACAAATGTCATTTGCAGCATTGTGCCTTTTCCCAACAACTCATTCACCAGGATCTCTAATTTTGTTTTCAAGGCTTGTTTATGTTGGAGAGCGTATTTTTGTGCATAGCAAAGCCATATTAAATGGCGCAAATTTCAGTTTGCACTAATGTCTGTACTGGTATGAACTTGAGCATTATAGCAAATTATCACCACGAGGGTAGAGGTTCAGCCTTGTCGGTGAGCCATACACAGTGCTTAAAACGGTTGAGGCGAGTGGACATTTGCATACACTAGCAGTGTACCAATAGCAAAAAATTTTAATTAAATATTTGAGAAAAAGAAGCTGCAAATATTTAATCAAGTAACGAACATTTACAATGTGTAAACAGTGAAATATAAAGGTTGCGAGTAGTCTGGTGGGCAAAAGGCTTATTTGCCATATTTTGatcaaatgaaaataaagggCTTACGCTCGCAAAGCAACAGAAGGGCTATGCAAGAAACCAGAGTGTGGTGGGGGgaggcttcggattaatttcaGCCACTTAGAGTTTTTTGACATAGACCGAAACTCAACTACATGAGGGGCTCATCATTCTGCCGAAATTGGAATGTGGCTGCTATAGCCAGTAATCTAAGCTGCAACCTCACGCACAGCAGCAGAATGCCAGAGCCACTGCGATACCATGGCAGGTACGTTGATGCAGGTAATGCCATTGACTGGATGAGAGGTAAACTGGGAAGCTTGTAAATGACATCACTGTAATTATACCCACGGCAGTAATGAAACAAAGCACATCACTAAATACACTGCTAGTGTGTTGTTTGTTGAAGGAGCTACAGCACTGAATATCATTTTAAGGATCAAAACATTGAGACTTTGGTCGAATTAAGTGCTTTACTATATTGAGACGACAAATTCATCGTCTGCAGAAGGTGAGGCATGGTTGTTTAATGGCTGGAAACTACTGTGCAGAAGCAAAATCCATCCATTCGCTCAGGAACTGTTGCATCTGTGCAAAAACCGTGACTCTCCTGTTGTATTCCGAAATCTCCACTTGCATTGGTTCTCCCTGTAGACTGCAACTGTTGTTAATCCTAATCTTtgaacaaaaacaaatatttggCAATTTCATATAGTGGATTCTTGGATCAAATACTAATCAAACTGCCAACACAATTTGATTCGCATTTGAAAATTTGAGATATTTGTATGCCCTTAATACACGCACATACAATGCTCGTGAGGAAGCAGAAGTTGTGCAGCCATTGTTCCCAAACTGCCTCGTTTTGGGACACAGTGATGAATTTGCAAGGTTGATTACtaaagtagaaaaaataacaaGTTTGCACATAGAGTGGGTCAGTTAGTACtgctaaaaaaagaacaaaaaattttAATGTGATATAGCACACACAGGGCATCTTTGCTTCCTCACGATTATTGTGCGTATATGGATGTGTGTACTTCTACTGTAAACTTTGCCAACAGTAGAGGGGTAGGTGAAGGCAGGCTACTTTTTTAAAAACACTAAAAATCTTCAACATACCTACAAAtattttaacccccccccccattaaaCACCTGTTCCAGTGTGTCGTCCACCTTGGCCAGAAAAATGTCATAAAGCATAGGGCCTACGCAAGACCCTATGCAGATGCCATCGCGCTACAAAAATGGCTGCTCGTCAAATATAATAAAAGTAGACTTCAAGTAAAGCTGcaataaaaatagaaaattaTCAATGGACAAACCAATGGTGTTCTGGAAGGATACGTCACCATTATCTTCAATGCGCTCTTTGACACACACTAGCAGTTGATTCTGTGAAACAGAATAAAACAAGTCCTGCACGTCTACCAAAAAACCGAAACCAACATGATcatttccctccaaaaactgtaCTACTGTGGCTGATTTTTTTACAAGAAATGGGTCGTTCACAACAAGCATCTCGAACTTCTTtaacaaaaacaggctacacacttCTGCCACTATCCCTCTTCACTAATAATAGTCCTAAACGGAACTTAGGGCTTATGTGTCTTGGCTGTGAAAAACACCCTCAAGCTGTTCCCTCTGCTGTTACATATGTCCCTGGCAAGCCTGCCAATCTCTAATTACTTACAAAACTCGACGAACTAGGTTTTAATACGCACTTTTCTTCATGGGGACAAAGTTCttattcatcatcagcctatttaatgtccactgcaggacgaaggcctctccctgcgatctccaattgccctgtcctgtgccaacttattccaactagcacccattAATTTCCCAaattcatcacaccacctagtcttctgccgtcctttactgcgcttcccttctcttggtacccattctgtaaccctaatggtccaacggttatctaacctgcgcattacatgacctgcccagcagc includes:
- the MED31 gene encoding mediator of RNA polymerase II transcription subunit 31; this encodes MNVKETDEQQKLRFQIELEFVQCLANPNYLNFLAQRGYLKQKMFVNYLNYLQYWKKPEYSRYLKYPMCLYFLELLQYEHFRREISNAQCAKFIEDQQLLHWQHYTRKRMRLLQQPATEATAAPTSAAAAAVTAPQAPTQK